The proteins below are encoded in one region of Apium graveolens cultivar Ventura chromosome 4, ASM990537v1, whole genome shotgun sequence:
- the LOC141719345 gene encoding uncharacterized protein LOC141719345, translated as MEDELMTVEDKDGADFVVIIPPPGPPGQKGPRKCEMAVESIDNKVAFGVVFDDGDGMSRAVHGVPLEPGFVRVGVDGSIQDDALVPVPVVGEIETIQQAIGSHLAWPKDMIIYTSTTGFEPKDNVPPRFRLLYKFASTVMKESGNSIPVPCDFQIFGIERTIYLLHENILELLEFKMIGQSAISTYMAYLYSVFRDRPAEIWSSSDEHYAYNYNLHWILIVFWESEIFILNTLPHHPHPQDLEKALMRAVRSYNAQEGRVNKNPKIKNLVGCPKQPGGTECGYVVMRYMKDLIEDQEMKLLDKLVEE; from the exons ATGGAAGATGAATTGATGACCGTTGAGGATAAAGATGGTGCAGATTTTGTTGTTATTATTCCTCCTCCTGGTCCACCAGGACAAAAG GGTCCTCGCAAATGTGAAATGGCAGTGGAGAGCATTGATAACAAGGTAGCTTTTGGTGTTGTTTTTGATGACGGAGATGGAATGAGTAGAGCGGTTCATGGAGTGCCTCTAGAACCAGGATTTGTTCGTGTTGGGGTGGACGGAAGCATCCAGGACGATGCTTTGGTGCCTGTTCCTGTGGTTGGTGAGATAGAAACCATCCAGCAAGCCATCGGTTCTCATTTGGCATGGCCCAAAGACATGATCATATACACCTCCACTACTGGTTTCGAG CCAAAGGACAATGTGCCTCCTCGCTTTAGGCTTTTGTACAAATTTGCATCGACAGTGATGAAGGAAAGTGGAAATTCGATACCGGTTCCATGTGATTTTCAAATCTTTGGAATTGAAAGAACTATATATTTGCTTCATGAGAACATACTTGAATTGCTAGAGTTTAAAATGATTGGACAGTCTGCTATATCAACATACATGGC gtATTTGTATTCAGTGTTTCGGGATAGGCCG GCTGAAATATGGAGTTCTTCGGATGAACATTATGCCTATAACTACAA TTTACATTGGATTTTAATTGTGTTTTGGGAATCAGAAATTTTCATCCTTAATACATTGCCTCATCATCCTCATCCCCAGgaccttgaaaaggctttaatgcG GGCAGTGAGATCTTATAATGCTCAAGAAGGACGGGTAAACAAGAATCCCAAAATTAAAAACCTTGTT GGATGCCCTAAACAACCAGGTGGCACAGAATGTGGATATGTGGTCATGCGATAtatgaaagatttaattgagGACCAGGAGATGAAGCTGCTAGACAAG TTGGTTGAGGAATGA